One region of Mesoplasma sp. JKS002658 genomic DNA includes:
- a CDS encoding APC family permease — MTLFMMVLGTVVGSGIYMKNSELLQQAKNPIIGIILWLIVGIVCVLSVIVFMEISSSTRHFGNGTMGNWTKLFISRKVASFFSLTYVFMYMPSCYAFFTGSFVTFLLQAIGKEITPSIQLTIYLVAGIVILLGFTTINVLKPIIGEKLQFFGTIFKFIPLIVALIAGFCLIDKNSAMFNGGYAGNDWSTHQWDPSLFLRGFGAILFSFDGYVYICNAQKGVTHKEQVPKALFFGMVFVTAFYLLIAISLFLGSPDGSIVSLFEKMFAGGKSGEEVSLSVRNASRITSNILLMIICLLNVNVFTIIGATSIESDADAKLLFIGKDKTSVSHAKTAFFQVGVSIVVYVVFILIGFLITSHGWNGIHTDLNWVNDNIFKGVPSESQALIYFFNKPSEYIGIIASADTAIAFIMIDVLIFAAVINRKTNKVKVEKYNGVISCGIISGIFMFLFSILGIYAFIDPDPNHKTPWVQTSGIWFTVSMIVSLLIVLIVFLIQEHLFKKYPFKNGFDGELSAEHKKIPSWDQVFFPSKNSGKEKRKHR; from the coding sequence ATGACGCTATTTATGATGGTACTAGGAACAGTGGTTGGATCTGGTATTTACATGAAAAATAGTGAACTATTACAACAAGCTAAAAATCCAATTATTGGGATTATTCTATGGTTGATCGTGGGAATTGTTTGTGTGTTAAGTGTCATCGTTTTTATGGAAATTTCTTCTTCGACCCGTCATTTTGGTAACGGGACAATGGGAAACTGAACTAAGTTATTCATTAGCCGAAAGGTTGCTTCTTTTTTTAGTTTAACTTACGTCTTTATGTATATGCCCAGTTGTTATGCGTTTTTTACAGGTTCATTTGTCACCTTTTTATTACAGGCGATTGGTAAAGAGATTACACCTTCAATTCAATTAACGATTTATTTAGTCGCGGGAATTGTTATTTTGTTAGGGTTTACAACAATTAATGTTTTAAAACCGATTATTGGGGAGAAACTTCAGTTCTTTGGGACGATTTTCAAGTTCATTCCTTTAATTGTTGCTTTAATCGCTGGTTTTTGTTTAATTGATAAAAATTCAGCGATGTTCAATGGGGGTTATGCAGGAAATGATTGAAGTACTCACCAATGAGATCCTTCCTTATTTTTACGCGGATTTGGGGCAATTCTCTTTTCTTTTGATGGTTATGTTTATATTTGTAATGCTCAAAAAGGGGTAACTCATAAAGAACAAGTTCCTAAAGCGTTATTCTTTGGGATGGTTTTTGTCACTGCTTTTTATCTCTTGATTGCAATTTCTTTATTTTTAGGTTCACCTGATGGTTCAATTGTTTCTTTGTTTGAAAAGATGTTTGCTGGCGGGAAAAGCGGTGAGGAAGTTTCTTTAAGTGTGCGTAATGCTTCACGAATTACTTCTAACATTTTGCTAATGATTATTTGTCTTTTAAATGTTAATGTTTTTACAATCATTGGTGCTACTTCAATTGAATCAGATGCTGATGCGAAACTTTTATTTATTGGCAAAGATAAAACTAGTGTTAGTCATGCAAAAACCGCCTTCTTCCAAGTTGGGGTTTCGATTGTAGTTTATGTTGTTTTTATTTTAATTGGTTTTTTAATAACCAGTCACGGATGAAACGGAATTCATACTGATTTAAACTGAGTTAATGACAATATATTCAAAGGTGTTCCTTCAGAAAGTCAAGCATTAATTTATTTTTTCAATAAACCTTCTGAATATATTGGCATTATTGCTTCTGCAGACACCGCGATTGCCTTTATCATGATTGATGTTCTCATCTTTGCAGCAGTTATTAATCGCAAAACTAATAAGGTCAAGGTTGAAAAATATAATGGAGTTATTAGTTGTGGGATTATTTCAGGAATTTTTATGTTCTTGTTTTCAATTCTAGGAATTTATGCCTTTATTGATCCTGACCCTAATCATAAAACTCCTTGAGTTCAAACCAGTGGTATTTGGTTTACCGTCTCGATGATAGTTTCTTTATTAATTGTTTTAATTGTTTTTTTAATTCAAGAACACCTCTTTAAGAAGTATCCGTTTAAAAATGGGTTTGACGGAGAATTATCTGCTGAACATAAAAAAATTCCTAGTTGGGATCAGGTCTTCTTTCCTAGCAAAAATTCTGGGAAAGAAAAGCGTAAACACCGATAA